Proteins encoded in a region of the Diabrotica virgifera virgifera chromosome 4, PGI_DIABVI_V3a genome:
- the LOC114338196 gene encoding E3 ubiquitin-protein ligase MARCHF3-like: MSPEFTKNPLKIENLQVENNPTVHNETQLIENVINQKSTNNAASSLCRICHTNTANECLISPCNCKGTQAHIHLSCLERWLNQSSRNYCELCMFRYSAIETKRYKLWQSFKMWIRHPLNRAHVCSDLLIGVLLTMATSGLIMCIVKGYEYFVMEGTRLGVQKKWIISAIVVFLITVITVFVITMFVLLRDIILTWYKWWTSTVNIQLILPPSLDRTLTGKTDILNI; this comes from the coding sequence ATGTCACCAGAATTTACAAAAAATCCAttgaaaatcgaaaatttgcaAGTAGAAAATAATCCGACAGTACATAACGAAACCCAGTTAATAGAAAATGTTATCAATCAAAAATCGACGAATAACGCAGCGTCATCCCTGTGTAGAATATGCCATACAAATACAGCAAATGAATGCCTTATATCACCATGTAATTGTAAAGGAACACAAGCACACATCCATTTATCCTGTTTGGAACGCTGGCTAAATCAATCTAGCAGAAACTATTGCGAGCTGTGTATGTTTAGATATAGCGCTATCGAAACCAAAAGATATAAACTTTGGCAGAGCTTCAAAATGTGGATCCGACATCCGTTGAATAGGGCGCACGTATGCTCGGATTTACTTATAGGTGTTTTATTGACGATGGCTACATCGGGATTGATTATGTGTATTGTAAAAGGGTACGAATATTTTGTAATGGAGGGTACGAGACTGGGAGTGCAAAAGAAGTGGATTATATCAGCTATAGTCGTgtttttaattactgtaattacTGTATTTGTTATCACGATGTTTGTGTTACTTAGAGACATTATTCTTACTTGGTATAAGTGGTGGACGAGCACAGTAAATATCCAGCTAATATTGCCTCCTTCTTTAGATCGTACACTCACTGGAAAAACTGATatattaaacatttaa